A portion of the Segatella copri DSM 18205 genome contains these proteins:
- a CDS encoding glycosyl hydrolase family 95 catalytic domain-containing protein produces the protein MMSHLFHVALMLLAFTFANPVISHAQQTAVASWVFSEGWESSSSGTVVTYTPDGSGWQAISNTAWKSKQPVFLPNTCSGVRTNYKLSLKTSDGKWEVKQSKDSYVLRLNTASIDKFTQKENYGDASTHDQYFEVNFPTVNLNNVKLNFAIGDGSSSSTHFGVAYSVDGGTTWTTLDDYVSGSHWNKYNDAVYSLDADNKENVIVRLFIVSATKNSNYNLKYVKVLADDNEAPAFVSSRPKDNEDNVVTTGTIALNFDESVHVADGAEATLTNANTNSVVKLAPTVNGNVIRFSYSALDKSAKYNFELPANTVSDLSGNVLAKALTFSFITADTNPIPAPTIESKNHLWYNKPAGYWEEALPLGNGRLGVMHSGSVACDTLQLNEDTFWDQGPNTNYNANAFGVLREVQQGIFNKDYASVQNLAVTNWMSQGSHGASYRAAGVVLLGFPGQRFDDMESAQTSDAVDAQGYVRYLDMNTATSNVEYHVKGVGYKRTVFTSFKDNVTVVRLEADQKGKLDFNVAYAGCNKSNIEKLTSNVLYDEHTVKATMGPARDKCENVENKLNLCTYLRIVDTDGTITNDNVNIYAQGTVGAATNAPRLNVTGATYATIIISQATNFKKYDDVSGDASASALAYLEAYENSKKDYVTTLSDHESVYRAQFDRVDLTLAGNATQESKNTEQRIKEFHKTSDPQLAANYFQFGRYLLISSSQPGTQPANLQGIWNPDARQYPAWDSKYTSNINVEMNYWPAEVTNLAECHEPFVEMVKDVSVTGAETAKKMYGARGWALHHNTDIWRTTGAVDNGTVGVWPTCNAWFCSHLWERYLFSGDKTYLAEVYPIMKGAAEFFQDFLVKDPNTGYMVVCPSNSPENHPGIGSYTKPDGKTANIALFGGVAMDNEMVYDLLKNTALAARALDKDADFADALDALKAQITPWKIGQYGQVQEWQEDWDKENSSHRHLSHLWGAYPGNQVSPYENATLYQAVHKSLVGRGDAARGWSMGWKEAMWARMLDGDHAMKILKNQLVLLDPNVTIASSDGGSYANMFDAHPPFQIDGNFGATAAIAEMLVQSHAGFLHVLPALPTEWKAGGEVKGLCARGGFVVTDMKWVDGKIEKLAVKSTVGGNLRLRTATPLTNADGTALSVAEGNNTNSLMQPYGMPEPIVKDASKIPATTLPDTYLYDIPTNAGEEITLVGGLATIVPVLGLSRESEKDNAIYNLNGQRVGEGYHGVVVVKGKKYVKSLESR, from the coding sequence ATGATGAGTCATTTATTCCATGTGGCTCTGATGCTTTTGGCTTTTACCTTTGCGAATCCTGTTATCAGCCATGCGCAACAGACAGCTGTTGCGTCATGGGTGTTCTCAGAGGGATGGGAAAGCTCAAGCAGCGGAACTGTTGTGACCTACACTCCGGATGGCAGCGGATGGCAGGCGATAAGCAATACCGCATGGAAAAGTAAACAACCGGTGTTTCTGCCGAACACATGTTCTGGAGTACGGACCAACTATAAGCTTTCGCTGAAGACAAGTGACGGTAAGTGGGAGGTAAAGCAAAGTAAGGACAGCTATGTCTTGCGTCTGAACACAGCTTCGATAGATAAATTTACACAAAAGGAAAACTATGGTGATGCCTCAACACATGACCAATATTTCGAAGTGAATTTCCCTACTGTAAACCTGAACAACGTGAAACTTAATTTCGCTATAGGCGACGGCTCAAGTAGCTCCACACATTTTGGTGTGGCGTATTCCGTTGATGGAGGGACGACATGGACAACACTTGATGACTATGTCAGCGGCAGTCATTGGAATAAATATAATGATGCTGTTTACTCTCTTGATGCCGACAATAAGGAGAATGTCATAGTGAGACTCTTTATTGTCAGTGCCACGAAGAATAGCAATTACAATCTGAAATATGTAAAGGTGCTTGCTGACGACAATGAAGCACCGGCATTCGTATCAAGCCGTCCAAAGGATAATGAGGATAATGTCGTGACAACAGGAACCATTGCTTTGAACTTTGACGAGAGTGTGCATGTGGCGGATGGGGCAGAGGCAACGCTTACGAATGCAAATACAAACAGTGTTGTCAAGCTTGCTCCAACAGTAAACGGCAATGTAATTCGTTTCAGCTATTCTGCTCTTGACAAAAGTGCGAAGTATAACTTTGAGCTACCGGCAAATACAGTAAGTGACCTTTCTGGAAATGTGCTTGCGAAAGCCTTGACGTTCAGTTTCATCACCGCCGATACCAATCCGATACCTGCTCCTACAATAGAAAGCAAGAATCATTTGTGGTACAACAAGCCAGCAGGCTATTGGGAAGAAGCTCTACCGTTGGGAAACGGTCGTCTTGGTGTTATGCACTCCGGTAGTGTCGCATGCGATACGCTCCAGCTCAACGAAGATACATTCTGGGACCAGGGACCGAACACGAACTATAATGCAAATGCTTTTGGAGTACTCAGAGAAGTACAGCAAGGCATCTTCAATAAAGATTATGCTTCGGTACAGAATCTTGCAGTTACGAACTGGATGTCGCAAGGCTCGCATGGAGCAAGTTATCGTGCAGCAGGTGTTGTCTTGCTTGGCTTCCCGGGACAGCGTTTCGATGATATGGAAAGTGCACAGACTTCGGATGCTGTTGATGCACAAGGCTATGTTCGCTATCTTGATATGAATACAGCAACAAGCAATGTGGAGTATCATGTGAAAGGTGTAGGGTATAAGCGTACAGTATTCACTTCTTTCAAGGATAATGTCACAGTGGTGCGTCTTGAAGCGGACCAGAAAGGTAAACTCGACTTCAATGTGGCTTATGCCGGTTGTAATAAGTCGAATATAGAGAAGCTCACGTCTAACGTCCTCTATGACGAGCATACTGTCAAGGCAACGATGGGACCGGCACGTGACAAGTGTGAGAATGTGGAAAACAAGCTCAACCTTTGTACTTATCTGCGTATTGTGGACACTGACGGCACTATTACAAACGACAATGTCAATATCTATGCTCAGGGAACAGTGGGAGCCGCTACAAATGCTCCGCGTCTTAATGTGACAGGTGCTACATACGCTACAATCATTATTTCGCAAGCCACTAATTTCAAGAAATATGATGATGTAAGCGGTGATGCAAGTGCATCAGCTCTTGCCTATCTGGAAGCTTACGAGAACAGCAAGAAAGATTATGTTACAACGCTTTCGGATCATGAATCTGTCTACAGGGCACAGTTTGACCGTGTGGACCTGACTCTTGCAGGTAATGCTACACAGGAGTCCAAGAACACGGAACAGCGTATAAAGGAGTTCCATAAGACTTCTGATCCTCAGTTGGCAGCCAACTACTTCCAGTTTGGACGTTACCTGCTCATATCTTCTTCACAACCAGGCACACAGCCAGCTAATCTGCAGGGCATCTGGAATCCTGATGCGCGTCAGTATCCGGCTTGGGATTCGAAATACACATCAAATATCAATGTTGAGATGAACTACTGGCCTGCAGAAGTCACAAATCTTGCAGAATGCCATGAGCCGTTTGTCGAGATGGTCAAGGATGTAAGTGTTACAGGTGCGGAAACAGCTAAGAAGATGTATGGCGCACGTGGATGGGCTTTACATCATAATACAGATATTTGGCGTACGACAGGTGCGGTAGACAATGGCACCGTAGGAGTATGGCCTACATGTAACGCATGGTTCTGCTCTCACCTTTGGGAGCGTTATCTCTTCTCTGGCGACAAGACATATCTTGCAGAGGTCTATCCTATAATGAAGGGAGCGGCAGAATTCTTCCAGGATTTTCTTGTGAAGGATCCGAATACAGGGTATATGGTTGTTTGTCCGAGCAACTCACCGGAGAATCATCCTGGTATAGGCTCTTATACCAAGCCTGACGGTAAAACTGCAAACATTGCCCTTTTCGGAGGAGTTGCCATGGATAACGAGATGGTCTATGACTTGTTGAAGAATACAGCTCTTGCAGCTCGTGCTCTTGATAAGGATGCGGATTTCGCAGATGCTCTTGATGCTCTGAAGGCACAGATTACTCCATGGAAGATTGGTCAATACGGACAGGTACAGGAATGGCAGGAAGACTGGGATAAAGAGAATTCGTCTCATCGTCATCTGTCTCATCTCTGGGGCGCTTATCCTGGCAATCAGGTTTCTCCATACGAAAACGCTACACTTTATCAGGCAGTACACAAGAGTCTTGTCGGACGTGGCGATGCTGCCCGCGGATGGTCGATGGGATGGAAGGAAGCCATGTGGGCACGTATGCTTGATGGAGACCATGCCATGAAGATTCTTAAGAACCAGCTTGTCCTGCTCGACCCTAATGTGACAATCGCTTCTTCCGACGGCGGCTCGTATGCAAATATGTTTGATGCCCATCCTCCATTCCAGATTGACGGAAACTTCGGAGCTACTGCAGCTATAGCAGAGATGCTTGTGCAGTCACATGCCGGCTTCTTGCATGTTCTTCCTGCATTGCCTACGGAATGGAAAGCCGGTGGCGAAGTGAAAGGACTGTGTGCCCGTGGCGGATTTGTGGTGACAGATATGAAATGGGTTGACGGCAAGATAGAGAAGCTTGCAGTGAAGTCTACTGTCGGCGGAAACTTACGTCTGCGTACTGCAACACCATTGACAAATGCCGATGGTACAGCTCTTTCTGTAGCAGAAGGCAATAATACCAATTCTTTGATGCAGCCTTACGGCATGCCGGAGCCTATAGTCAAGGATGCAAGTAAGATTCCTGCCACTACGCTTCCGGATACTTATCTCTATGATATTCCAACTAATGCAGGTGAGGAGATAACGCTTGTTGGAGGCCTTGCTACTATTGTTCCGGTATTAGGTCTTTCCAGAGAATCTGAAAAAGATAATGCTATATATAATCTTAACGGTCAGCGTGTTGGAGAAGGTTATCATGGCGTAGTTGTCGTTAAGGGAAAGAAATATGTTAAATCATTAGAGTCCCGTTAA